The Marivirga tractuosa DSM 4126 genome contains the following window.
TATATTTAAAATATTTATTTTCCTCCCTTAGATCTTAAGAAAGCACCTACTAAAAGCACTACCACGCTAACAATAAGCGGTGTCCAATCTGCTGAACTTACCGCTATATCCATTCCCAAGACACTAAAACTTTCAGAGTCCTGCATTGCTTGATAGCCAAACATTATGGTTCCAACAATTCCAATAACTAAAATAATTGTTCCAATCGTTTTCATAAATAGTCGTTTACAATTAAAAACGAAGAAAAATACCTTCATTTGTATTTAATACAAACGGCATTACAAACAATTAGTTGCTGAGCAAACATAGTTACTATTTTTCACCTAGCTCAGCTGTCAAGTCTTCAATATTTAGCGGGCGCGTATACATCTGGACTTTCCCATCAGCACTTCTTGGCCATTCTTCTTTAGGTCTATCCCAATATAGCTCTACGCCATTTTCATCAGGATCATTCAAATATAGAGCTTCGGATACACCATGATCTGCTGCTCCAGTGAATTTATAGTTGGCTTCTCTTAATCGAACGAAGATTTCCGCTAGGGATTTTCTGGTGGGGTATACAATAGCCGTATGAAATAATCCTGGGGCGTAATCTGGTGCGGGATCAGCTCCTCTGCTTTGCCAAGTATTTAGGCCGATGTGATGATGATAGCCACCAGCTGAAATAAAAGCTGCTTGATCTCCCATTTTTTGAATAATTTCAAAGCCTAACAAGCCATGGTAAAAATCCAAAGCTTTTTCCAAATCAGAAACTTTTAAATGAACATGACCGATGCGTGTTTGTGCTGGAATTTTATAATTCTCCATCTTTTCTATTTTCAAAAAGAGCTCTCACTCCATTCGTTATCAAAAACAATTTCATTAAGGGGTTTTCTTGTGCGCTCTTTAGTTTCTCGGGCTATTAAATCTTCAGGTACATCTTCAATGTCTAACTTATATCCTATAGCAATTCCAGAAACCACATCATAATCATCAGGTATATCGAAATCATTTAAAATATTCTCCCTTACAATACCTGCCATTTGATGTACATATAATCCCATAGCAGTAGCCTGAGCAGACATATTGCCCACAGCCAAGCCTAAGTCATGCCAGCTGTGCATATTCGGCTTTCCATTTTTATCAAAGGTTTTCTTGGCAAAGGTGAGCATCAATACAGGAGCATTTTGCGCCCAAGTTTGATTATGGGGATGGATGCCATTCAAGACTTTCTTATAATGATCACCCTGATCTCTAGTAGCCACCACAAATCGCCATGGTTGCTCATTAAAACAGGATGCTGCCCACCTTGCTGCTTCAAATAGTTGCTCCAATTGATCTTTAGTGACTTCCTTATCCGAAAAAGCCACTGGACTTTTCCGCTTTTTGATTAAATCTAATTGAAGTTGCCCTAAATCTTGTGATGTATCTGTAGTTTGATTTTCCATAATTCTCTTTTTAGATCAATACGCAAATTCAAATTACATGTTGCTACATGGGTTTTGGATTTCAATATATAAATTGAACCACAAAAGAAACAAAAGAACACAAAGTAAATTTACCTCAGGTAAATTTTATGATGATTTGTAAATCAATGTCATATATTATACTTTGGTAATTAGTTTATAAGACAAG
Protein-coding sequences here:
- a CDS encoding VOC family protein yields the protein MENYKIPAQTRIGHVHLKVSDLEKALDFYHGLLGFEIIQKMGDQAAFISAGGYHHHIGLNTWQSRGADPAPDYAPGLFHTAIVYPTRKSLAEIFVRLREANYKFTGAADHGVSEALYLNDPDENGVELYWDRPKEEWPRSADGKVQMYTRPLNIEDLTAELGEK
- a CDS encoding nitroreductase family protein encodes the protein MENQTTDTSQDLGQLQLDLIKKRKSPVAFSDKEVTKDQLEQLFEAARWAASCFNEQPWRFVVATRDQGDHYKKVLNGIHPHNQTWAQNAPVLMLTFAKKTFDKNGKPNMHSWHDLGLAVGNMSAQATAMGLYVHQMAGIVRENILNDFDIPDDYDVVSGIAIGYKLDIEDVPEDLIARETKERTRKPLNEIVFDNEWSESSF